A genomic window from Deltaproteobacteria bacterium includes:
- a CDS encoding long-chain-acyl-CoA synthetase, with translation MQIQSIIEELPAVRSRVEMVVKKLPSVIEGLKYLRKTDQEEELSIGSYIERNAIDHPHFPAVLYENQSFSHSTFNAWVNRYANYLASEGIRKGDVVVVLLENRPEVLVSVGALAKLGAVASLINTNQRREALIHSIELSKPRAYIVGEELYTAFSEVLNDVPRENTPLFFLPDTGKMDVPEDFIDLNAVSDRASSDNPLTTGRVKMKDPCFYIFTSGTTGLPKASIMTHFRWVKASAGFGFCALRLKPGEAIYTALPLYHNNALTVAWSSASAGGAAIALRRKFSVSQFWNDTRKFNAVAVCYIGELCRYLLNQPRRPDDAHNPVRRIVGNGLRPDVWMEFKERFDIPEVYEFYGASEGNIAFINLFNLNCTIGFCPLPYAIVKYDIDKDEPLRDSNGRFIKVGKGETGLLLGQVTKKTPFDGYTNKEASEKKLFRDVFDEGDLWFNSGDLLKDMGFRHAQFVDRLGDTFRWKGENVSTTEVDEVANGFYQAEEATTYGVEIPGTDGRAGMISLVLNVALKEFDAKALSESLQSSLPAYALPIFIRLRSELEVTGTFKHRKVDLKEQGFDVNQLKDPVYAWLPGSDSYQKLTKKRYDEIMAKKIRF, from the coding sequence ATGCAGATTCAATCTATCATCGAAGAGCTACCAGCGGTCCGTTCCCGGGTCGAAATGGTCGTCAAAAAGCTTCCATCCGTTATTGAGGGACTCAAATACCTGAGAAAAACGGACCAAGAAGAGGAACTCTCCATCGGTTCCTATATCGAACGCAACGCCATTGACCACCCACACTTCCCGGCTGTGCTTTACGAAAATCAAAGCTTTAGCCACTCAACATTCAATGCCTGGGTCAACCGGTACGCAAACTACCTTGCGTCAGAGGGCATCCGTAAGGGTGATGTCGTTGTGGTTTTGCTTGAGAACCGCCCAGAAGTGCTGGTCTCGGTTGGAGCACTCGCTAAGCTTGGAGCGGTCGCATCACTTATCAACACCAATCAGCGCCGCGAAGCTTTAATTCACAGCATCGAGCTCTCAAAACCGCGCGCGTATATCGTTGGCGAAGAACTCTATACCGCGTTCTCCGAAGTCCTCAACGACGTACCCCGCGAGAACACCCCGCTCTTCTTCTTGCCTGATACCGGAAAAATGGATGTTCCTGAAGACTTCATCGATCTCAACGCCGTAAGCGACCGAGCCTCGAGCGACAATCCGCTCACAACGGGCCGAGTGAAGATGAAGGACCCATGCTTTTATATCTTCACATCAGGCACGACTGGGCTTCCGAAGGCATCTATCATGACGCACTTCAGGTGGGTTAAGGCATCGGCTGGTTTTGGTTTCTGTGCCCTAAGGCTCAAACCTGGTGAGGCAATCTACACGGCGCTTCCGCTTTATCACAACAACGCCCTGACCGTCGCATGGTCCTCAGCGTCCGCAGGCGGAGCTGCGATAGCCCTTCGTCGAAAGTTCAGCGTGAGTCAGTTCTGGAATGATACCCGAAAATTCAATGCCGTCGCCGTATGCTACATCGGTGAATTGTGCCGCTACCTCCTGAACCAACCCCGGCGTCCAGACGATGCTCACAACCCGGTACGGCGTATTGTCGGTAACGGACTCCGTCCTGATGTATGGATGGAATTTAAAGAGCGGTTTGATATCCCAGAGGTTTATGAATTTTATGGTGCCAGTGAGGGCAACATTGCCTTTATCAACCTCTTCAACCTCAATTGCACCATCGGCTTCTGTCCACTGCCCTATGCGATTGTAAAATACGATATTGATAAGGATGAGCCGCTGCGCGACAGCAACGGACGATTTATTAAAGTTGGAAAAGGTGAAACTGGACTTCTTCTTGGCCAAGTGACCAAAAAAACGCCATTCGATGGTTACACGAATAAAGAAGCCAGTGAGAAAAAACTATTCAGAGATGTATTTGACGAAGGTGACCTCTGGTTCAACTCCGGCGACCTTCTCAAAGACATGGGCTTTCGACACGCTCAGTTTGTAGACCGTTTAGGTGACACCTTTCGCTGGAAAGGCGAGAACGTCTCAACCACTGAAGTGGATGAGGTCGCTAACGGGTTCTATCAGGCCGAAGAAGCCACTACCTACGGGGTTGAGATTCCAGGCACCGATGGCCGCGCAGGGATGATATCACTGGTTCTAAATGTGGCCCTAAAGGAATTTGATGCCAAAGCCCTGAGCGAGAGCCTACAGTCCTCGCTTCCTGCTTATGCCCTCCCAATCTTTATTCGGCTTCGTTCAGAACTCGAAGTAACGGGTACTTTCAAACATCGTAAGGTGGATCTCAAGGAGCAAGGCTTTGATGTAAACCAACTCAAAGACCCGGTCTATGCTTGGTTGCCTGGCAGCGATTCTTATCAAAAGCTAACCAAAAAACGCTACGATGAGATTATGGCCAAGAAAATTCGCTTCTAA
- a CDS encoding methyl-accepting chemotaxis protein, with amino-acid sequence MAEVFAAVSRGDLRFQGAGGENQSLNLVRDGLSGVRTLVETVASSSNSLMSSITELAATSDKMADDAASSSSETSRLSATASQVSENVQTVAVGVEEMGSNINEIAINARQASEVAQSAVAIAETTKETVNQLDMTSKEVGSVVKVISSIAEQTNLLALNATIEAARAGEAGKGFAVVATEVKELAKETTKATESITQQITAIQTDMDGAVTAIGQILDIITQVNEYQTTIATAVQEQTITAQEMGRHLHEAAGGTTEIANSISHVAGTVEETVDAAGRARDAANNISGSCEQLQRMSNEFMT; translated from the coding sequence ATGGCTGAAGTGTTTGCTGCAGTTTCACGCGGTGACCTCCGATTTCAGGGTGCGGGCGGCGAGAATCAATCGCTCAACCTGGTTCGTGATGGTTTGAGCGGAGTACGTACTCTCGTTGAGACTGTCGCTAGCTCTAGTAATTCGTTGATGAGCTCCATTACTGAGTTGGCAGCAACCAGCGATAAGATGGCTGACGATGCGGCATCGTCCTCATCCGAAACGAGCCGACTATCGGCCACGGCATCTCAAGTGAGCGAAAACGTTCAAACGGTTGCTGTTGGTGTTGAAGAAATGGGCTCCAATATTAACGAGATTGCAATCAACGCTCGACAGGCATCGGAAGTTGCTCAGTCGGCAGTTGCTATTGCAGAGACCACAAAAGAGACGGTTAACCAGCTCGATATGACGAGTAAAGAAGTTGGCTCGGTTGTTAAAGTGATTAGTTCTATCGCTGAGCAAACGAACCTGCTTGCTTTGAACGCTACCATTGAGGCCGCGCGTGCGGGTGAAGCGGGTAAGGGTTTTGCGGTTGTTGCGACTGAGGTTAAGGAATTGGCCAAGGAAACGACGAAGGCAACAGAGTCGATTACTCAGCAAATCACGGCCATCCAAACAGATATGGATGGTGCGGTGACTGCAATTGGTCAGATTTTGGATATCATTACGCAAGTAAACGAATACCAAACAACCATTGCAACAGCTGTTCAGGAACAAACCATTACTGCTCAAGAAATGGGGCGGCACTTGCATGAAGCAGCGGGTGGGACAACGGAGATCGCAAACAGCATTTCACACGTTGCTGGAACGGTTGAGGAGACTGTGGATGCAGCAGGTCGTGCACGCGATGCTGCGAATAACATCTCAGGGTCTTGTGAGCAGCTTCAGCGCATGTCGAATGAGTTCATGACGTGA
- a CDS encoding Hpt domain-containing protein, whose amino-acid sequence MKEENHMTSAECPVDVDVLDTLRELADEDTPDFFTDLIESYVDDASRLGGELLQAIAAQDVELVARTAHTMKSSSGNVGAGKLASHCAAIEAQARTHNNLDSVSEKAEHVTAELKAVVTYLSTLI is encoded by the coding sequence ATGAAGGAAGAAAATCATATGACATCAGCTGAATGCCCGGTAGATGTAGACGTATTAGACACCCTCAGGGAGCTTGCAGATGAAGATACCCCTGATTTCTTCACTGATTTGATTGAATCCTACGTAGACGACGCATCCCGCTTGGGTGGAGAGCTACTCCAGGCGATCGCTGCCCAAGACGTGGAGCTTGTCGCTCGGACGGCCCACACCATGAAATCGAGCAGTGGGAACGTTGGAGCGGGAAAGCTTGCCAGTCATTGTGCGGCCATCGAGGCCCAAGCCAGAACCCACAACAATTTGGATTCTGTATCCGAAAAAGCTGAACACGTAACCGCTGAACTTAAAGCCGTTGTTACGTACCTCTCTACCCTCATTTAA